The Dehalococcoidales bacterium DNA segment TATAATAGCTAAGGCATACCAGCAGGTGACCGACGACGTAACCGATGATGCGACGTTGGTGGAACGGCTGGGGTACAGGATTAAACTCTACATGGGTTCTTATGGTAATATAAAGGTGACCACTCCTGATGACCTGGCTCTGGCCGGGGTCTTGTGGCAGAAACGGTTAAGCCCGGGCACCTAACCGCCCGCGGTGAGTGGGGAAAACCAGGGTGCATTTCAAAGCGACGACCAAACACGGGGGGAAATAATAGATGCGTGTTGGAATAGGTTACGATGTCCACCCTCTGGTTCCGGGACGCCGCCTGGTGCTGGGTGGGGTGGTAATACCTTTTTACCTGGGACTAGGTGGCTGGAGTGACGCTGACGTGCTGACCCACGCTATCATCGATGCTCTGCTCGGGGCTGCCAGTCTGGGGGATATCGGCAGTCACTTCCCCCCCGGTGAGCCGGAATACAAGGATATTTCCAGCCTGGTACTGCTGGAAAGGACCACCGTCAGGCTGGCGGAAAACGGCTGGCGGGTGAATAATATTGATGCCACCGTGGTCGCCGAGGAGCCTAAACTGAGGGATTTTATCGAGCCGATACGCCGGCAGCTCAGCCAGACACTGGGTATCACCGCCGGTCAGGTGAGCGTGAAAGCCAGCACCTCATCCCGACTCGGTTTCGTCGGGCAGGGAGAAGGTATTGCTGTTTATGCCGTGGCAACGGTAGTAAAGGATAGTAAAGGAAAATCGAGTTAGATGAAAGTATTCAATACCTTGTCCAGGCAGAAAGAAGATTTTTTGCCCCGTGATAGCAATGAAGTAAAGATGTATGTCTGCGGGGTTACCCCGTACAGTGAATCACATATCGGCCACGCCATGAGCTATATCATTTTTGATGTCATCCGCCGCTATCTGAAATTCCGCGGTTACCGGGTAAGGTATGTTCAGAACATCACCGATATTGACGACAAGATTATCGACCGCGCCAATCATCTCGGTATTTCCACCCGGGAACTGGCGGAGAAATACAGCCAGAGCTATCTGGAGGACATGGAAGCCCTCAACATCATCCCGGCGGATGTTTATCCCCGGGCTACCGGGGAAATCGCCAAAATCATTGAAATAGTGGAGGGGCTTATCGATAAAGGATATGCCTACCCGGCCGGGGGTAGCGTCTATTTCCGTGTCAGGAACGTCCACGACTACGGGAAACTTTCCCGTCGCAACTTTGAGTCGATGCTGGCGGCGGAAAATGCGGTGGGCGGCGATGAAAAAGAGAGCCCGATGGACTTTGTCCTCTGGAAAGCGACCAAGCCCGGTGAGCCGTCCTGGGAAAGCCCCTGGGGGGCGGGCAGGCCCGGCTGGCACATCGAGTGCAGCGCGATGTCACTGAAGTACCTGGGCGATACCATTGATATTCACGGTGGGGGGCGGGACCTGGTCTTTCCCCACCATGAGAACGAGATTGCCCAGTCAGAGAGCTTTACCGGCAGGAAACCCTTCGTCAAATACTGGCTGCATAACGGGCTTCTGCAGCTGGGCGAAGAGAAGATGAGCAAGTCCCTGGGCAACCTGGTGACGATAAAGGAAGCCCTGACCAGATACAGTGCCGATGCCCTCCGTATCTTTGTCCTCAGCTCCCACTACCGCCGCCCGCTGACCTACTCTGAAGAAGCCCTGGAGGCGGCGGAGAAAGGAGCGGAAAGACTAAGGCAGGTAGTTTCACTCCCTGTTGAAGATAGAGAAGCCGAAGATGGAATAGATGTCCAGGCTTATCAGGACAGGTTCATCAAGGCAATGGATGATGATTTTAATACCGCACAGGCGGTAGCCATCCTGTTTGATTTGGCCCGGGATATTAACCGTGCCGGTGAGGCAGGACATGGGGTTGCCTTGGGCCAAAAAAGACTCCTGGAGATGGCTGGTGTCCTCGGTTTAACCCTGAAACCACCGGAACAGCCGCTAATGGATACTGAGCCGCTACGCCAGGTACTGGCTGCAATCAATAATCAGCTTAGGGAAGCCGGGCTGAGCGGGATGCCGGAGGCTGGTCTGCCCGATGATGTTGACTCCCTGATGGAAGTGGCGATTACGACCCGTAACCAGCTCAGGGAAGCCAAGAAGTGGCAGCTTGCCGATGAGGTACGAAACAAACTGGACGGACTGGGAATTACCCTGGAAGATACTCCCAGGGGCACGGTGTGGAAGAGCAAACGGTAGCAGTCCAATATCTAAATAAGCTTATGCGAACGCAGAGCTACACGGGAACAGGTTAGAACAATTGGAGATAAAGCAGGACGATAGACTGGTTAAGATGCTGGCGGACATGGTCAGTTTTGTCACCCGCCGCGAGGGCAAGAAGTTCCTCAAGCTCAGCCAGGAGATTGACGACTCCATAATCAGGGGGTCGGGAAGGGAAGGAGAAGAGGGCACCTCCCTCTACATCCATATACCCTTCTGCCGTACCCTCTGCCCTTTCTGCTGCTTTAACCGCTACCTGTTCAAGGAAGACCGCGCCCGGCAGTACTTCCGGAGCCTGAGAAAGGAGCTTGACATCTATATACAGCGCGGCTTTAAATTCTCCGAATTCTACTTCGGGGGTGGGACGCCCACCCTGCTCATGGACGAGCTAGCCGGCTTCATTGATTACCTCAAGGACAACTTTAGGGTAAAACAGATCTCCCTGGAGACCACACCCCGCGAGCTAACGCCGGAGACGGTAAGCCAGCTGAAGACAGCAGGCATCAACCGTCTGTCCATCGGGGTACAGAGCTTCGACGATGATTTATTAAAGTCTATGGGCAGGTATGTTTGCCACGGAGAAGAGATAAAAGAAAGGCTGCTGCTGGCGCAGGGTAAATTCGATACCCTTAACGTTGACTTTGTCTTTAACTTCCCCGGCCAGACCCTCGAGCAGTTTGAGGCGGACGTAGCGGCCTTCAAGAAGCTGGGGATAGACCAGGCCACCTTCTACCCGTTGATGGCTTCGCCCCACAAGAAGGATGCCCTGGAACGCAGGTTCAACCACATCGATACCTCCCGGGAAAAGAGGTTCTATGATGTCATCCTCAGGGAGCTTTATAACGACGGCTACGAGGCATCGACCGTATGGTGCTTTTCCAAAGGACAGAGGATAATTGATGAGTACATCATTGACTCTGATGATTACATCGGTATAGGCTCCGGCTCGGTAAGCATCTTCAAAGGAAACTTCTACGTGAACTCTTTTTCGCTGGAAAAATACGAGGAGCTTCTCGCTGCCGACAGGTTGCCCATCGTCGGCTGGAGGGCGCTCTCCGGGGCGGAATACCGCCGTTACTATCTGCTGACCAAGCTCTTCGGCACCGCAGTTAACGGGGGAAGGTTTCAGCAGCGGTTTGATTCTGATATCAACCGGAAACTGAGTGCCGAGCTCCTTTTTTTCCGGCTCTTCGGCCTGGTCCGGGGTAAAGACAGTATCACGGTAACCCCGAAAGGGATGTACCCGGTCAGCGTCATGATGAGGGAGTTCTTCGCTTCCCTGAACACTTTAAGGGAACACTACATCGAAAAACAGGTTTAAGCTGGTGAGAGAATTCAGATGATAGGGTCCAAGAGGGG contains these protein-coding regions:
- a CDS encoding 2-C-methyl-D-erythritol 4-phosphate cytidylyltransferase; its protein translation is AAVPVTDTIKVSGDDGFIRETLPRHNLWAAQTPQVFLSDIIAKAYQQVTDDVTDDATLVERLGYRIKLYMGSYGNIKVTTPDDLALAGVLWQKRLSPGT
- the ispF gene encoding 2-C-methyl-D-erythritol 2,4-cyclodiphosphate synthase, which produces MRVGIGYDVHPLVPGRRLVLGGVVIPFYLGLGGWSDADVLTHAIIDALLGAASLGDIGSHFPPGEPEYKDISSLVLLERTTVRLAENGWRVNNIDATVVAEEPKLRDFIEPIRRQLSQTLGITAGQVSVKASTSSRLGFVGQGEGIAVYAVATVVKDSKGKSS
- the cysS gene encoding cysteine--tRNA ligase; the encoded protein is MKVFNTLSRQKEDFLPRDSNEVKMYVCGVTPYSESHIGHAMSYIIFDVIRRYLKFRGYRVRYVQNITDIDDKIIDRANHLGISTRELAEKYSQSYLEDMEALNIIPADVYPRATGEIAKIIEIVEGLIDKGYAYPAGGSVYFRVRNVHDYGKLSRRNFESMLAAENAVGGDEKESPMDFVLWKATKPGEPSWESPWGAGRPGWHIECSAMSLKYLGDTIDIHGGGRDLVFPHHENEIAQSESFTGRKPFVKYWLHNGLLQLGEEKMSKSLGNLVTIKEALTRYSADALRIFVLSSHYRRPLTYSEEALEAAEKGAERLRQVVSLPVEDREAEDGIDVQAYQDRFIKAMDDDFNTAQAVAILFDLARDINRAGEAGHGVALGQKRLLEMAGVLGLTLKPPEQPLMDTEPLRQVLAAINNQLREAGLSGMPEAGLPDDVDSLMEVAITTRNQLREAKKWQLADEVRNKLDGLGITLEDTPRGTVWKSKR
- a CDS encoding coproporphyrinogen III oxidase family protein — encoded protein: MEIKQDDRLVKMLADMVSFVTRREGKKFLKLSQEIDDSIIRGSGREGEEGTSLYIHIPFCRTLCPFCCFNRYLFKEDRARQYFRSLRKELDIYIQRGFKFSEFYFGGGTPTLLMDELAGFIDYLKDNFRVKQISLETTPRELTPETVSQLKTAGINRLSIGVQSFDDDLLKSMGRYVCHGEEIKERLLLAQGKFDTLNVDFVFNFPGQTLEQFEADVAAFKKLGIDQATFYPLMASPHKKDALERRFNHIDTSREKRFYDVILRELYNDGYEASTVWCFSKGQRIIDEYIIDSDDYIGIGSGSVSIFKGNFYVNSFSLEKYEELLAADRLPIVGWRALSGAEYRRYYLLTKLFGTAVNGGRFQQRFDSDINRKLSAELLFFRLFGLVRGKDSITVTPKGMYPVSVMMREFFASLNTLREHYIEKQV